One window from the genome of Osmerus eperlanus chromosome 3, fOsmEpe2.1, whole genome shotgun sequence encodes:
- the csrnp3 gene encoding cysteine/serine-rich nuclear protein 3 has product MSRILKRKFEEVEACSSPCSLLQEAVEACSSPCSSLQEAVEACSSPCSSLQEVGHEESCSESGDSRDSVNTSASRPFPPHSILKREKRPRTRRVRFHNVTVYYFSRRQGFTSVPSQGGSTLGMSNRHSWVRQYSLGEFALEQERIHRDMLREHLKEEKLNSIRLKLTKNGTMESEEANALTVDDISDDDLDVDNTEVDEYFFLQPLTTKKRRSLLRSSGVKKLDVEEKHELRDIRVSREDCGCDCRVFCDPETCACSMAGIKCQVDRMSFPCGCTKEGCSNGAGRVEFNPIRVRTHFLHTIMKLELEKSREQQQVAPANGYHGEANGNGLGNGNPLVQSQPGLDYSLLDPVQQTAVMHLQNPDEMDEPLEDDEDEDEDEDEDNEEDEEDSSSVCSGLSDSSTQSLANSDSEDEDEEDEDDEDDEDKAEDFENGGTGPPVSLSDSAPLSSVLFYTEGSVTHDDHVNGTSYLLSSPAEYYQLKSSSAVSANMASSRPSQGYGEALSFQDTVTAPNGNMPQGPFSMAPDQYTDYPSQADEQYTASHRFSLTSGESVTPVTLVTPAVCCSPEQEAGVLSKAPPLQEPPQPSSQTDFLNNNNSQGSSGTCSPAKQPQEGSGVSGVLSEQRSLADTKDLVLPEQCPEVAAV; this is encoded by the exons ATGAGCAGAATACTGAAGAGGAAGTTCGAGGAGGTGGAGGcgtgctcctctccctgctccttgctgcaggaggcagtggaggcgtgctcctctccctgctcctcgctgcaggaggcagtggaggcgtgctcctctccctgctcctcgctGCAGGAGGTGGGCCACGAGGAGTCCTGCAGTGAGAGTGGCGACAGCAGAGACAGTGTCAACACCTCAGCCTCACGTCCCTTCCCCC CTCACTCCATCCTGAAGAGGGAGAAGCGCCCGAGGACCAGACGCGTGCGCTTCCACAACGTGACGGTGTACTACTTCAGCCGGAGGCAGGGCTTCACCAGCGTGCCCAGCCAGGGAGGCAGCACCCTGGGCATGTCCAACAGGCACAGCTGGGTGAGGCAGTACTCCCTGGGGGAGTTTGCCCTGGAGCAGGAGCGCATCCACAGAGACATGCTGAGGGAGCACCTGAAGGAGGAGAAGCTCAACTCCATCAGGCTGAAG ctGACCAAGAACGGCACCATGGAGTCGGAGGAGGCCAACGCCCTCACCGTGGACGACATCTCGGACGACGACCTCGACGTGGACAACACGGAGGTGGACGAGTACTTCTTCCTGCAGCCGCTGACCACCAAGAAGAGGCGTTCGCTGCTGCGCTCGTCGGGCGTGAAGAAGCTGGACGTGGAGGAGAAGCACGAGCTGCGGGACATCCGCGTGTCCAGGGAGGACTGCGGCTGCGACTGCAGGGTGTTCTGTGACCCGGAGACATGCGCCTGCAGCATGGCAGGGATCAAGTGTcag GTGGACCGCATGTCGTTTCCGTGTGGCTGTACGAAGGAGGGGTGCAGCAACGGGGCGGGCAGGGTGGAGTTCAACCCCATCCGCGTGCGAACCCACTTCCTGCACACCATCATGAagctggagctggagaagaGCCGGGAACAGCAGCAGGTTGCCCCCGCCAACGGTTACCATGGCGAAGCCAACGGAAACGGCCTTGGCAACGGAAACCCCCTGGTCCAATCCCAGCCCGGCCTGGACTACTCGCTGTTGGACCCCGTCCAGCAGACGGCCGTCATGCACCTGCAGAACCCCGACGAGATGGACGAGCCcctggaggatgatgaggatgaagacgaggatgaagatgaggacaatgaggaggacgaggaggacagcaGCAGTGTCTGCAGCGGACTGTCCGACTCCAGTACTCAGAGCTTAGCCAACAGTGACTCGGAGGACGAGGACGAAGAGGACGAAGACGATGAAGACGATGAAGATAAGGCTGAGGACTTTGAGAATGGCGGGACCGGTCCGCCTGTGTCCCTCTCTGACTCCGCCCCCCTGTCCTCTGTCCTGTTCTACACCGAGGGCTCCGTCACTCACGACGACCACGTCAACGGAACCTCCTACCTGCTCAGTTCCCCAGCAGAGTACTACCAGCTGAAGAGCTCCAGTGCCGTCTCTGCCAACATGGCGTCCAGCCGGCCCAGCCAGGGCTATGGAGAAGCCTTATCATTCCAAGACACAGTCACCGCCCCCAATGGGAACATGCCTCAAGGACCGTTCAGTATGGCTCCAGACCAGTACACAGACTACCCCAGCCAGGCAGACGAACAGTACACAGCAAGCCACCGTTTCTCTCTCACCAGCGGTGAGTCGGTAACCCCGGTAACCCTGGTAACCCCAGCAGTCTGCTGCTCACCAGAGCAGGAAGCCGGTGTTCTGTccaaagccccccccctccaggagccTCCGCAGCCCTCGAGCCAGACGGACTTCCTGAACAACAACAACTCCCAAGGCAGCAGCGGGACGTGTTCACCCGCCAAGCAGCCACAGGAAGGGTCTGGTGTTAGTGGCGTGTTGTCTGAACAGCGCTCTCTAGCAGACACCAAGGACCTTGTGCTGCCAGAGCAGTGCCCTGAGGTAGCAGCCGTTTAA